From the Lysobacter sp. FW306-1B-D06B genome, one window contains:
- a CDS encoding polysaccharide biosynthesis C-terminal domain-containing protein — protein MSASAWRPAATAIGLLWLATAAGAGMVFLAQMLLARRLGPADYGLFASSLATVTVLAPMAGFGLSQFRLKAYGAEGWAADRWLRSSLRFCAFTGVLACAVVIGWALFGEAVDDATRLTLLLLVPVIAGVFAVDIVGSKLRLEERHGALAGWQLLMPAGRLAVAATLLALPFASAQGAALGYGLVALLIAALALPQLVAMQRGRMDLKGHGSRPALASSEAVPGAMQLWSSAWAYGVAAVLYPVFFQVSTVLLKYLGSNEQAGHYGVALAVMAAIYLFPATVYQKFLLSRLHRWAVHDRTKFWRVYRAGNVAMLAMGVLVGALLALLSPWLVPLAFGPAFADVTEILAILALCVPIRFLSTAVGSALLTEHHMRYRVIAMSVATLVAVLLNWAVIPRWGATGAAWATVVAEAVLLVAMWLGTHRLSRPEATP, from the coding sequence ATGAGCGCGAGCGCCTGGCGACCCGCAGCGACGGCGATCGGCCTGCTCTGGCTGGCGACGGCCGCCGGCGCGGGCATGGTCTTCCTCGCGCAGATGCTCCTGGCGCGGCGGCTGGGGCCTGCGGACTACGGGCTGTTCGCTTCGTCGCTGGCGACGGTGACGGTGCTCGCGCCGATGGCGGGCTTCGGCCTGTCGCAGTTCCGCCTGAAAGCCTACGGCGCGGAAGGCTGGGCCGCGGATCGCTGGTTGCGTTCGTCGTTGCGATTCTGCGCATTCACCGGCGTGCTGGCGTGCGCGGTGGTGATCGGCTGGGCGCTCTTCGGCGAGGCGGTGGACGATGCGACGCGGTTGACGCTGTTGCTGCTCGTTCCGGTGATCGCCGGCGTGTTCGCGGTGGACATCGTCGGCAGCAAACTTCGATTGGAAGAGCGGCACGGTGCGCTGGCCGGATGGCAGTTGCTCATGCCCGCCGGCCGGTTGGCGGTGGCGGCCACGCTGCTCGCACTGCCCTTCGCGAGCGCGCAGGGTGCGGCGCTGGGCTACGGCCTGGTCGCGTTGCTGATCGCCGCACTCGCCCTGCCGCAACTGGTGGCCATGCAGCGCGGACGCATGGACCTGAAGGGCCACGGGTCGCGTCCTGCGCTCGCATCCAGCGAAGCCGTGCCAGGCGCGATGCAGCTGTGGTCCAGCGCTTGGGCCTACGGCGTGGCCGCGGTGCTCTATCCGGTGTTCTTCCAGGTCAGCACGGTGCTGTTGAAGTACCTGGGCAGCAATGAACAGGCCGGGCACTACGGTGTCGCGCTGGCGGTGATGGCGGCGATCTACCTGTTTCCCGCCACGGTCTACCAGAAGTTCCTGCTCTCGCGCCTGCACCGCTGGGCCGTGCACGACAGAACGAAGTTCTGGCGCGTGTACCGCGCCGGCAACGTGGCGATGCTCGCGATGGGCGTGCTGGTCGGCGCACTGCTCGCGCTGCTGTCGCCGTGGCTGGTGCCGCTCGCGTTCGGGCCGGCGTTCGCCGACGTGACGGAGATTCTGGCGATTCTGGCGCTGTGCGTGCCGATCCGGTTCCTGTCCACGGCCGTAGGCTCGGCGCTGCTCACCGAGCACCACATGCGTTATCGCGTCATCGCCATGTCGGTGGCCACATTGGTGGCCGTGCTGCTCAACTGGGCGGTCATCCCGCGCTGGGGCGCGACCGGCGCGGCCTGGGCCACGGTGGTGGCCGAGGCGGTGTTGCTGGTGGCGATGTGGCTCGGCACGCATCGGTTGTCCCGCCCGGAGGCTACGCCATGA
- a CDS encoding polysaccharide pyruvyl transferase family protein: MTQRPCVGFTGYYGMRNFGDDLFGVLCAAAARRYWNADPLLVGPTLEGAQARATWPSTFPSTLYGSAGALGKAARVVGFVRGLRASDVLVMGGGSVITARESFRKPMMLSARRRGRVQLAAVGVSVGPFPDAASQEAAAAFVREFSYLSVRDRRSYELCRRMGLDHITHHGRDLAGLLRTVLPLSSRTVASDDRSVPRIGIAPCRYTVRDDHSAPTPAQWHDGIVHAITRTAAHTPLQVEVFSLNAHPVHGDEAMAAQLQARLRERGVAAGLHAYAGSEPLATVDAIQRCDAFVSARLHGAIVAYLCAVPFAIVDYHPKCRDFADDIGLPLHLRITSGAHETPAFMQVLDALLNDEGARARLSPSLYAQQAQDIFQCAPWSTSPAHTHASSTAA, from the coding sequence ATGACGCAACGTCCCTGCGTGGGATTCACCGGCTACTACGGCATGCGCAACTTCGGCGACGACCTGTTCGGCGTGCTGTGCGCGGCCGCCGCGCGTCGCTACTGGAATGCCGATCCGCTGCTGGTGGGGCCTACGCTGGAAGGTGCGCAGGCGCGCGCGACGTGGCCATCGACGTTTCCTTCCACGCTTTATGGATCCGCCGGCGCGCTCGGCAAGGCCGCTCGCGTGGTCGGTTTCGTGCGCGGCCTGCGCGCCAGCGACGTACTGGTGATGGGCGGTGGCTCGGTCATCACCGCGCGCGAGTCGTTCCGCAAGCCGATGATGCTGTCGGCCCGGCGCCGCGGGCGCGTGCAGTTGGCGGCGGTGGGCGTGTCGGTGGGGCCGTTTCCGGATGCGGCCTCGCAGGAGGCGGCCGCGGCATTCGTGCGCGAGTTTTCGTACTTGTCCGTGCGCGACCGGCGCTCCTACGAACTGTGTCGGCGCATGGGCCTGGACCACATCACCCACCACGGACGCGATCTGGCCGGCTTGTTGCGCACGGTGCTGCCGCTGTCGTCGCGCACGGTGGCATCCGACGACCGCAGCGTGCCGCGCATCGGCATCGCGCCATGCCGCTACACCGTTCGCGACGACCACTCCGCGCCTACGCCTGCGCAATGGCACGACGGCATCGTCCACGCGATCACCCGAACGGCTGCGCACACGCCGCTGCAGGTGGAGGTGTTCAGCCTCAACGCGCATCCGGTCCATGGCGACGAGGCGATGGCGGCGCAATTGCAGGCACGGCTTCGAGAACGCGGTGTCGCCGCGGGCCTGCATGCCTACGCGGGCTCCGAGCCGCTGGCGACGGTCGATGCCATCCAGCGCTGCGACGCGTTCGTCAGCGCGCGCCTGCACGGCGCCATCGTGGCGTACCTGTGCGCGGTGCCGTTCGCGATCGTCGATTACCACCCCAAGTGCCGGGATTTCGCCGATGACATCGGCCTGCCCCTCCACCTGCGCATCACGTCGGGCGCGCACGAGACGCCCGCGTTCATGCAGGTTCTGGACGCGCTGCTGAACGACGAGGGCGCGCGCGCGCGTCTTTCACCCTCTCTATACGCGCAGCAGGCGCAGGACATATTCCAATGCGCTCCATGGTCGACTTCTCCCGCCCACACCCACGCCTCGAGCACGGCCGCCTGA
- a CDS encoding glycosyltransferase family 2 protein has product MIDTDATAPVSVVVPCYRCGETIADAVASIASQTLPPRQVVLVDDASGDGTVRALHALAAQYPPGWIEVIALARNGGPSAARNAGWARATQPYIAFLDSDDTWAPTKLAIQMQALREDPQIALIAHRMQVRERGDRPESPTRARTKIVPRRRLLLNNPFPTASVVLRRDLPFRFNEDYRRVEDFLLWGQIAFSGHRCAKVDEVLAYWHKANYGAGGLSQDLVAMHRAGREVRRELLRQGLVSLPEHLFARSIGMLRKARQRLLLGLRRAQPGGLP; this is encoded by the coding sequence ATGATCGACACCGATGCCACCGCACCGGTCAGCGTCGTCGTGCCGTGCTATCGCTGCGGCGAGACGATTGCCGACGCCGTCGCCTCGATCGCATCGCAAACGTTGCCGCCGCGGCAGGTCGTGCTGGTGGACGATGCCAGCGGCGACGGTACCGTGCGGGCGCTGCACGCACTCGCCGCGCAATACCCGCCGGGCTGGATCGAGGTGATCGCACTGGCACGCAACGGCGGCCCGTCCGCCGCGCGCAACGCCGGATGGGCGCGCGCGACGCAGCCGTACATCGCGTTCCTGGATTCGGATGACACCTGGGCGCCTACCAAGCTCGCGATCCAGATGCAGGCCCTGCGCGAAGATCCGCAGATCGCGCTGATCGCACACCGCATGCAGGTACGCGAACGCGGCGACCGGCCCGAATCCCCCACGCGGGCACGCACGAAGATCGTGCCCCGCCGCAGGCTGCTGCTCAACAATCCTTTCCCCACCGCCTCGGTGGTGCTGCGACGCGACCTGCCGTTCCGCTTCAACGAGGACTACCGGCGCGTCGAGGATTTCCTGCTGTGGGGGCAGATCGCGTTCTCCGGCCACCGTTGCGCCAAGGTGGACGAGGTCCTCGCGTACTGGCACAAGGCGAACTACGGCGCGGGCGGACTCAGCCAGGACCTGGTGGCGATGCATCGCGCGGGTCGCGAGGTGCGACGTGAACTGCTGCGGCAGGGCCTGGTGAGCCTGCCGGAGCACCTGTTCGCACGCAGCATCGGCATGTTGCGCAAGGCACGCCAGCGCCTGCTGCTCGGGCTGCGCCGTGCGCAGCCGGGAGGATTGCCGTGA